One Sphingobacteruim zhuxiongii DNA window includes the following coding sequences:
- the acs gene encoding acetate--CoA ligase yields MSFQIKSFEAYQEAYKKSVEQPEEFWGEIADNFFWKRKWTNVLNWNFSEPNIKWFEGGKLNITENCLDRHIYLNGDKPAIIWEPNDPNEAHRILSYKQLLQKVEQFATVLKNNNIRKGDRVCIYLPMVPELVIAVLACARIGAIHSVVFGGFSAQSIADRINDAECKLVITADGGFRGKKVLELKTIVDDALMQCKSVEKVIVLTRSRTPISMLKGRDVWWEDEIKKVETQGNPACPAEEMDAEDVLFILYTSGSTGKPKGVVHTTAGYMVYTGYTFANTFQYQPGEVYFCTADIGWITGHSYIVYGPLSQGATSLMFEGIPTFPDAGRYWDIVDKYKVNILYTAPTAIRSLMAFGDEYIDNKDLSSLRVLGSVGEPINQEAWEWYHNKVGKGKCPIADTWWQTENGGHLITPIAGISPEIPGYAMLPLPGVQPALMDESGAEIQGNDVSGNLCIKFPWPGMLRTTWGDHERCKQTYFSTYENMYFTGDGCYRSPEGYYRITGRVDDVLNVSGHRIGTAEVENAINMHADVVESAIVGYPHPVKGQGIYAYVIANHHIDAEKTRQDILQTVQRIIGAIAKPDIIQFVQDLPKTRSGKIMRRILRKIAEGELNNLGDTSTLQDPTVVEAIIKGAEEFQSKS; encoded by the coding sequence ATGAGTTTTCAAATTAAATCTTTTGAGGCCTATCAAGAGGCGTATAAGAAGAGCGTAGAGCAACCCGAAGAGTTCTGGGGAGAGATTGCCGATAACTTCTTTTGGAAAAGAAAATGGACCAATGTACTTAATTGGAATTTCAGTGAACCTAATATCAAGTGGTTTGAAGGCGGTAAACTAAATATTACCGAGAACTGCTTAGACCGTCATATTTATTTAAATGGTGATAAGCCTGCGATTATTTGGGAACCGAATGATCCAAACGAGGCACACCGCATCCTTTCTTACAAGCAATTATTGCAGAAAGTAGAACAATTCGCAACCGTATTAAAGAACAACAATATCCGCAAAGGTGACCGTGTGTGTATTTATTTACCGATGGTACCAGAGCTAGTAATCGCTGTTCTAGCATGTGCACGTATTGGTGCGATCCACTCGGTCGTATTCGGAGGTTTCTCAGCGCAATCTATAGCAGACAGAATTAACGATGCGGAATGTAAATTAGTCATTACTGCTGACGGAGGATTCCGCGGTAAAAAAGTGTTAGAGTTAAAAACGATTGTTGACGATGCTTTAATGCAATGTAAATCTGTCGAAAAAGTAATCGTTCTAACGCGTTCTCGCACGCCAATCTCCATGCTGAAAGGAAGAGATGTATGGTGGGAAGATGAAATTAAGAAAGTCGAAACCCAAGGTAACCCAGCTTGCCCAGCAGAAGAAATGGACGCTGAAGACGTTCTGTTCATTCTATACACTTCTGGATCAACAGGCAAACCAAAAGGTGTAGTACATACTACTGCTGGATACATGGTCTATACAGGCTATACGTTCGCCAATACGTTTCAATATCAACCTGGCGAAGTTTATTTTTGTACCGCAGATATCGGTTGGATAACAGGTCATAGCTACATTGTTTATGGACCATTATCGCAAGGTGCGACTTCGTTAATGTTTGAAGGTATCCCAACATTCCCTGACGCAGGTCGTTATTGGGATATTGTGGATAAATACAAAGTAAATATCCTATATACCGCTCCAACAGCGATTCGTTCATTGATGGCATTTGGAGACGAATACATTGACAATAAAGATCTATCATCGCTTCGCGTCTTAGGTTCTGTTGGTGAGCCAATAAACCAGGAAGCTTGGGAATGGTATCATAACAAAGTCGGAAAAGGAAAATGTCCAATAGCGGATACATGGTGGCAAACAGAGAATGGTGGTCACTTAATTACCCCAATAGCAGGAATTTCTCCAGAGATCCCAGGCTATGCCATGTTACCTCTACCAGGTGTACAACCTGCATTAATGGATGAAAGTGGCGCGGAGATTCAAGGAAATGATGTATCAGGTAACCTTTGTATCAAATTCCCGTGGCCAGGTATGCTACGCACGACTTGGGGAGATCACGAACGTTGTAAACAAACCTATTTCTCAACTTATGAAAACATGTATTTCACAGGTGATGGATGTTATCGTAGCCCTGAAGGATACTACCGTATCACCGGCCGTGTAGATGATGTATTAAACGTTTCAGGACACCGTATTGGTACGGCTGAAGTAGAAAATGCAATCAATATGCACGCTGACGTCGTAGAATCTGCAATCGTAGGTTATCCGCATCCTGTTAAAGGGCAAGGTATATACGCATACGTCATTGCAAACCATCATATTGACGCTGAGAAAACTCGTCAAGACATTTTGCAAACTGTACAACGTATTATCGGTGCAATTGCGAAACCTGATATTATACAATTCGTACAGGATCTACCAAAAACCAGATCAGGTAAAATTATGCGTCGTATCCTAAGAAAAATCGCTGAAGGCGAATTAAACAACTTAGGAGATACTTCAACTCTTCAAGATCCAACTGTTGTTGAGGCGATCATCAAAGGCGCAGAAGAATTCCAATCGAAATCTTAA
- a CDS encoding UbiA prenyltransferase family protein, giving the protein MKFIRTIYHFFVHSNLLIALAAVTQCALTYHVLNYPINSAILLIEGTTTLLLYNLSLFLSKPAHPENSPYLRTRWVFKHEWLLWINSGISVCLLLYALTQIKLYTLVYLGFIGLISIAYAVPFVRFNGEWRGLRQVPGLKLFYIAVVWSLSSVGLPVVELYLEGDSINWFTANYLGLVKILFLLVCTLPFDIRDIEQDTKYNLKTLPTIVGEQAAINLAYLLGIAHLFLIAFSPYSIPVKAGMLLTTVLILVLMKSVLFTSKKNYHSVYLLDLALIVQWLLVLLFLIS; this is encoded by the coding sequence ATGAAATTTATTAGGACCATTTATCATTTTTTTGTGCACAGCAATTTGCTGATTGCACTAGCTGCAGTAACTCAATGCGCGCTGACTTATCATGTCCTAAACTATCCGATCAATTCGGCAATCTTACTTATTGAGGGAACCACCACTTTGTTACTGTACAATTTGAGTCTTTTTCTTTCAAAACCAGCTCATCCCGAGAATTCCCCATACTTACGAACAAGATGGGTTTTTAAACACGAATGGCTACTCTGGATTAATAGTGGTATTTCGGTATGCCTACTTTTATATGCTTTAACACAGATTAAACTCTACACCTTAGTTTACCTAGGCTTTATCGGATTGATTAGTATAGCTTATGCGGTGCCCTTTGTGCGCTTCAACGGTGAGTGGAGGGGACTTCGTCAAGTTCCTGGACTCAAATTATTCTATATCGCTGTGGTTTGGTCCTTAAGTAGTGTTGGTCTTCCTGTGGTTGAGCTATACCTTGAAGGAGACTCGATTAATTGGTTTACAGCAAATTACCTTGGTTTGGTGAAAATCTTATTCTTATTGGTTTGTACACTTCCTTTTGATATTCGCGATATCGAGCAGGATACGAAATACAATTTAAAGACGCTGCCGACAATCGTAGGCGAACAAGCCGCCATTAACTTGGCTTATTTACTTGGGATCGCACATCTATTCCTCATAGCGTTCTCGCCTTATAGTATACCTGTTAAGGCTGGGATGCTGCTGACCACAGTTTTGATTTTAGTGTTGATGAAATCTGTTCTGTTTACGTCCAAGAAGAATTATCATTCGGTTTATTTATTGGATTTAGCACTCATTGTGCAATGGTTGCTCGTTTTATTGTTTCTGATTAGCTAA